The Coregonus clupeaformis isolate EN_2021a chromosome 18, ASM2061545v1, whole genome shotgun sequence genome has a segment encoding these proteins:
- the LOC121551372 gene encoding ankyrin repeat and SOCS box protein 6-like isoform X1, with the protein MVRMLAGHGADIDKRGRIHESSPLDLASEEAVRLPCMRTLLDIGADVNARDKNGKTPLLHALASSDGLTVHNIENIRLLPQRGSDVHAATLDGETAVLMETC; encoded by the exons ATGGTAAGGATGCTGGCTGGACATGGAGCTGACATTGACAAGCGAGGTAGG ATCCATGAAAGTAGCCCCTTGGATCTTGCTAGTGAAGAGGCAGTGAGACTACCCTGTATGCGCACACTGCTGGACATTGGGGCTGACGTGAATGCAAGAGATAAAAATG GAAAAACACCCCTACTTCACGCCCTAGCCAGCAGTGATGGACTCACCGTGCATAACATAGAAAACATCCGGCTGCTACCCCAGAGAG GTTCAGACGTCCATGCTGCAACCCTTGATGGAGAGACTGCTGTGTTGATGGAGACCTGCTGA
- the LOC121551372 gene encoding ankyrin repeat and SOCS box protein 6-like isoform X3: MELTLTSEIHESSPLDLASEEAVRLPCMRTLLDIGADVNARDKNGKTPLLHALASSDGLTVHNIENIRLLPQRGSDVHAATLDGETAVLMETC, translated from the exons ATGGAGCTGACATTGACAAGCGAG ATCCATGAAAGTAGCCCCTTGGATCTTGCTAGTGAAGAGGCAGTGAGACTACCCTGTATGCGCACACTGCTGGACATTGGGGCTGACGTGAATGCAAGAGATAAAAATG GAAAAACACCCCTACTTCACGCCCTAGCCAGCAGTGATGGACTCACCGTGCATAACATAGAAAACATCCGGCTGCTACCCCAGAGAG GTTCAGACGTCCATGCTGCAACCCTTGATGGAGAGACTGCTGTGTTGATGGAGACCTGCTGA
- the LOC121551372 gene encoding ankyrin repeat and SOCS box protein 6-like isoform X2 codes for MELTLTSEVGALYLLQIHESSPLDLASEEAVRLPCMRTLLDIGADVNARDKNGKTPLLHALASSDGLTVHNIENIRLLPQRGSDVHAATLDGETAVLMETC; via the exons ATGGAGCTGACATTGACAAGCGAGGTAGG TGCACTGTATCTTTTGCAGATCCATGAAAGTAGCCCCTTGGATCTTGCTAGTGAAGAGGCAGTGAGACTACCCTGTATGCGCACACTGCTGGACATTGGGGCTGACGTGAATGCAAGAGATAAAAATG GAAAAACACCCCTACTTCACGCCCTAGCCAGCAGTGATGGACTCACCGTGCATAACATAGAAAACATCCGGCTGCTACCCCAGAGAG GTTCAGACGTCCATGCTGCAACCCTTGATGGAGAGACTGCTGTGTTGATGGAGACCTGCTGA